Proteins co-encoded in one Kitasatospora acidiphila genomic window:
- a CDS encoding multicopper oxidase family protein, protein MRMRTIGIGLLVTVASLAATTPEALGAVREISQTPLPGDCVPRFATALPVFGPAGSTPRVDAARHRDLTVTMAETDQAVLPQGRHDTCGLGVTFGKTRVWAYETSDTVSKQVLGPANWPAVTIDAKGGVPTRVTYANKLPSFDPSHPYGPGLVQDLVKVDQTVHWANPLGTPGAGHPMDCSASENANNPVCQRYTGPQPAVPHLHGAEISACYDGGPDAWFTPDGRKGPQYCSDGDPRPGTAVYTYQNSQEPGTLWFHDHTLGATRNNVYGGLAGFYLLRQPSEEPKGLPSGPYEIEMALQDRVFDTHSQLLTIPPSNPHYHPYWGVREFGDVATVNGAAWPYLDVQPRRYRFRLLNGANGRRFSLHFGGAPVYQIGADDAYFDRPVRVNDTACAGGASTTECSDVDFMPGERADIIVDFTKLAGKTITVTNDGSLDTSLPNIMQFRVGEQLNGPDSSCDPARPDRDRGICSRPTPVVRLAGPDGRPRVKVDKARQFVLNELNTSSTEPEGGNIEEYLNNTPYDGLESPGIRKEFPKDGISELPVVGSTELWQFINAEDPAQAYHPIHTHLVQFQIVSRQNIDYTKYEKAWSAGYPTSCKPSGVDFCPGFGPPNPYRIPNDDRAVGGNPAVSPFLDGAPQPPDPGETGWKDTVRSFPHEVLTVLVRFAPTGVPLHRSKPGRNLFPFDPTVGQYVWHCHVLGHEDNEMMRPYRVVNGRHHDHDWEERLRR, encoded by the coding sequence GTGCGTATGCGCACCATTGGAATCGGTCTACTGGTGACCGTGGCGAGTCTCGCAGCGACCACTCCCGAGGCGCTCGGAGCAGTACGCGAGATCTCGCAGACGCCCCTGCCGGGAGATTGCGTTCCCCGGTTCGCCACCGCCTTGCCGGTCTTCGGCCCGGCGGGTTCGACACCCCGAGTCGATGCGGCGCGCCACAGGGACCTCACCGTCACGATGGCGGAAACCGATCAGGCGGTGCTCCCGCAAGGTCGGCATGACACGTGCGGCCTCGGCGTGACGTTCGGCAAGACCCGGGTATGGGCATACGAAACCTCGGACACCGTCAGCAAGCAGGTCCTGGGGCCGGCGAACTGGCCCGCGGTGACGATCGATGCGAAGGGGGGCGTTCCGACGCGGGTCACCTATGCGAACAAGCTGCCGAGTTTCGATCCTTCCCATCCGTATGGCCCCGGGCTGGTGCAGGACCTCGTGAAGGTGGATCAGACCGTCCACTGGGCCAACCCCCTGGGAACGCCGGGCGCGGGACACCCCATGGACTGCAGTGCATCGGAGAACGCGAACAACCCGGTCTGCCAGCGCTACACCGGACCGCAGCCCGCCGTGCCACACCTGCACGGCGCCGAGATCAGCGCCTGCTACGACGGCGGCCCCGACGCGTGGTTCACCCCGGACGGCAGGAAGGGACCTCAGTACTGTTCGGACGGCGATCCTCGTCCGGGCACCGCCGTCTACACCTATCAGAACTCCCAGGAGCCCGGGACGCTGTGGTTCCACGACCACACTCTCGGCGCGACCCGCAACAACGTCTACGGCGGGCTGGCGGGCTTCTACCTCCTCAGGCAGCCGAGCGAGGAACCCAAGGGCCTGCCGAGCGGTCCCTATGAGATCGAGATGGCCCTGCAGGACCGTGTCTTCGACACCCACAGTCAACTGCTCACCATTCCGCCGTCCAATCCGCATTACCATCCCTACTGGGGTGTCCGTGAGTTCGGAGACGTGGCGACCGTGAACGGGGCGGCCTGGCCGTACCTCGACGTGCAGCCCAGGCGGTACCGCTTCCGCCTCCTCAACGGTGCCAACGGGAGGCGCTTCTCCCTGCACTTCGGCGGCGCTCCCGTCTACCAGATCGGCGCGGACGACGCTTACTTCGACCGGCCCGTTCGGGTCAACGACACGGCGTGCGCGGGAGGCGCCTCCACAACCGAGTGCAGCGACGTGGACTTCATGCCCGGCGAGCGCGCCGACATCATCGTCGACTTCACGAAGCTGGCGGGGAAGACGATCACGGTGACCAACGACGGCTCGCTCGACACCTCACTGCCGAACATCATGCAGTTCCGGGTCGGCGAACAACTGAACGGCCCCGACAGCAGTTGCGATCCCGCTCGGCCCGACCGGGACAGGGGGATTTGCTCCCGCCCGACACCGGTGGTCCGCCTGGCCGGGCCGGACGGCAGGCCGCGCGTCAAGGTCGACAAGGCCAGGCAGTTCGTCCTCAACGAGCTCAACACCTCGAGCACGGAGCCGGAAGGGGGGAACATCGAGGAGTATCTCAACAACACCCCCTACGACGGGCTGGAGTCACCCGGCATCAGGAAGGAGTTCCCCAAGGACGGCATCAGCGAGCTGCCGGTCGTGGGATCGACCGAGCTGTGGCAGTTCATCAACGCCGAGGATCCGGCGCAGGCCTACCACCCCATCCACACCCACCTGGTCCAGTTCCAGATCGTCAGCCGTCAGAACATCGACTACACGAAGTACGAGAAGGCGTGGAGCGCGGGCTACCCGACGTCCTGCAAGCCCTCCGGTGTCGACTTCTGTCCAGGGTTCGGGCCGCCGAACCCGTACCGAATTCCCAATGACGACAGAGCGGTCGGTGGGAATCCGGCGGTCAGTCCGTTCCTCGACGGCGCACCACAACCGCCGGATCCGGGGGAGACGGGGTGGAAGGACACGGTCAGGTCGTTCCCCCACGAGGTGCTCACCGTCCTGGTGCGCTTCGCTCCGACCGGTGTCCCACTCCACCGATCGAAGCCCGGACGCAATTTGTTCCCCTTCGATCCGACCGTGGGCCAGTACGTCTGGCACTGCCACGTCCTCGGTCACGAGGACAACGAGATGATGCGACCGTATCGAGTGGTCAACGGTCGGCATCATGACCACGATTGGGAAGAACGACTGCGGCGGTAG